A window from Dama dama isolate Ldn47 chromosome 11, ASM3311817v1, whole genome shotgun sequence encodes these proteins:
- the ZER1 gene encoding protein zer-1 homolog isoform X2: MASDTPESLMALCTDFCLRNLDGTLGYLLDKETLRLHPDIFLPSEICDRLVNEYVELVNAACSFEPHESFFSLFSDPRSTRLTRIHLREDLVQDQDLEAIRKQDLVELYLTNCEKLSAKSLQTLRSFSHTLVSLSLFGCANIFYEEENPGGCEDECLVNPTCQVLVKDFTFEGFTRLRFLNLGRMIDGVPVESLLRPLNSLAALDLSGIQTSDAAFLTQWKDSLVSLVLYNMDLSDDHIRVIVQLHKLRHLDISRDRLSSYYKFKLTRKVLSLFVQKLGNLMSLDISGHMILENCSISKMDEEAGQTSIEPSKSSIMPFRALKRPLQFLGLFETSLCRLTHIPAYKVSGDKNEEQVLNAIEAYTEHRPEITSRAINLLFDIARIERCNQLLRALKLVITALKCHKYDKNIQVTGSAALFYLTNSEYRSEQSVKLRRQVIQVVLNGMESYQEVQRNCCLTLCNFSIPEELEFQYRRVNELLLSILNPTRQDESIQRIAVHLCNALVCQVDNDHKEAVGKMGFVVTMLKLIQKKLLDKICDQVMEFSWSALWNITDETPDNCEMFLNFNGMKLFLDCLKEFPEKQELHRNMLGLLGNVAEVKELRPQLMTSQFISVFSNLLESKADGIEVSYNACGVLSHIMFDGPEAWGICEPQREEVEERMWAAIQSWDINSRRNINYRSFEPILRLLPQGISPVSQHWATWALYNLVSVYPDKYCPLLIKEGGMPLLKDMIKMATARQETKEMARKVIEHCSNFKEENMDTSR; encoded by the exons ATGGCGTCTGACACCCCCGAGTCCCTGATGGCCCTCTGCACCGACTTCTGCCTGCGCAACCTGGACGGCACCCTGGGCTACCTGCTGGACAAGGAGACCCTGCGGCTGCATCCGGACATCTTCCTGCCCAGTGAGATCTGTGACCGGCTCGTCAACGA GTACGTGGAGCTGGTCAACGCCGCCTGCAGCTTTGAGCCGCACGAGAGCTTCTTCAGCCTCTTCTCTGACCCCCGCAGCACCCGCCTCACCCGCATCCACCTCCGCGAGGACCTGGTGCAAGACCAGGACCTGGAGGCCATTCGCAAGCAG GACCTGGTGGAGCTGTACCTGACCAACTGCGAGAAGCTGTCCGCCAAGAGCCTGCAGACTCTAAGGAGCTTCAGCCACACCCTGGTGTCCCTGAGCCTCTTCGGCTGTGCAAACATCTTCTACGAGGAGGAGAACCCCGGGGGCTGCGAAGACGAGTGCCTTGTCAACCCCACCTGCCAGGTGCTGGTCAAGGACTTCACCTTCGAGGGCTTCACCCGCCTGCGCTTCCTCAACCTGGGCCGCATGATCGATGGGGTCCCCGTGGAGTCCCTGCTGCGGCCCCTCAACTCGCTGGCTGCCTTGGACCTCTCGGGCATCCAGACGAGCGACGCAGCCTTCCTCACCCAGTGGAAAGACAGTCTGGTGTCCCTCGTGCTCTACAACATGGACCTGTCGGATGACCACATCCGCGTCATCGTCCAGCTGCACAAGCTGCG ACACCTGGACATCTCCCGAGACCGCCTCTCCAGCTACTACAAGTTCAAGCTGACTCGCAAGGTGCTGAGCCTCTTCGTGCAGAAGCTGGGGAACCTGATGTCCTTGGACATCTCCGGCCACATGATCCTGGAGAACTGCAGCATCTCCAAGATGGATGAGGAAGCAGGACAGACCAG CATCGAGCCTTCCAAGAGCAGCATCATGCCTTTCCGGGCCCTGAAGAGGCCACTGCAGTTCCTTGGGCTCTTCGAGACCTCCCTGTGCCGCCTGACGCACATTCCGGCCTACAAA GTGAGTGGTGACAAAAACGAGGAGCAGGTGCTGAACGCCATCGAGGCCTACACGGAGCACCGGCCGGAGATCACCTCGCGGGCCATCAACCTGCTTTTCGACATCGCACGCATCGAACGCTGCAACCAGCTTCTGCGGGCCCTGAAG CTGGTCATCACGGCCCTCAAGTGCCACAAGTACGACAAGAACATCCAGGTGACCGGCAGCGCCGCCCTCTTCTACCTGACCAATTCTGAGTACCGCTCAGAGCAGAGCGTCAAGCTGCGCCGGCAGGTCATCCAGGTGGTGCTGAATGGCATGGAGTCCTACCAGGAG GTCCAGCGGAACTGCTGCCTGACGCTCTGCAACTTCAGCATCCCGGAGGAGCTGGAGTTCCAGTACCGCCGCGTCAACGAGCTCCTGCTCAGCATCCTCAACCCCACGCGGCAGGACGAGTCGATCCAGCGCATTGCCGTGCACCTGTGCAACGCGCTGGTCTGCCAGGTGGACAATGACCACAAGGAGGCCGTGGGCAAGATGGGCTTTGTCGTG ACCATGCTGAAGCTGATTCAGAAGAAGCTGCTGGACAAGATA TGTGACCAGGTGATGGAGTTCTCCTGGAGCGCCCTGTGGAACATCACGGACGAGACGCCCGACAACTGCGAGATGTTCCTCAACTTCAACGGCATGAAGCTCTTCCTGGACTGCCTGAAG GAGTTCCCGGAGAAGCAGGAGCTGCATCGGAATATGCTGGGACTGTTGGGGAACGTGGCAGAGGTGAAGGAGCTACGGCCCCAGCTAATGACTTCCCAGTTCATCAGTGTCTTCAG CAACCTGCTGGAGAGCAAGGCAGATGGAATTGAGGTTTCCTACAACGCCTGCGGCGTCCTCTCCCACATCATGTTTGATGGGCCCGAGGCCTGGGGCATCTGTGAACCCCAgcgggaggaggtggaggagcgcATGTGGGCAGCCATCCAGAGCTGGGACATCAACTCACGGAGAAACATCAATTACAG GTCATTTGAGCCAATTCTTCGcctccttccccagggcatctcACCAGTCAGCCagcactgggccacctgggcccTCTACAACCTGGTGTCTGTCTACC
- the ZER1 gene encoding protein zer-1 homolog isoform X1: protein MASDTPESLMALCTDFCLRNLDGTLGYLLDKETLRLHPDIFLPSEICDRLVNEYVELVNAACSFEPHESFFSLFSDPRSTRLTRIHLREDLVQDQDLEAIRKQDLVELYLTNCEKLSAKSLQTLRSFSHTLVSLSLFGCANIFYEEENPGGCEDECLVNPTCQVLVKDFTFEGFTRLRFLNLGRMIDGVPVESLLRPLNSLAALDLSGIQTSDAAFLTQWKDSLVSLVLYNMDLSDDHIRVIVQLHKLRHLDISRDRLSSYYKFKLTRKVLSLFVQKLGNLMSLDISGHMILENCSISKMDEEAGQTSIEPSKSSIMPFRALKRPLQFLGLFETSLCRLTHIPAYKVSGDKNEEQVLNAIEAYTEHRPEITSRAINLLFDIARIERCNQLLRALKLVITALKCHKYDKNIQVTGSAALFYLTNSEYRSEQSVKLRRQVIQVVLNGMESYQEVTVQRNCCLTLCNFSIPEELEFQYRRVNELLLSILNPTRQDESIQRIAVHLCNALVCQVDNDHKEAVGKMGFVVTMLKLIQKKLLDKICDQVMEFSWSALWNITDETPDNCEMFLNFNGMKLFLDCLKEFPEKQELHRNMLGLLGNVAEVKELRPQLMTSQFISVFSNLLESKADGIEVSYNACGVLSHIMFDGPEAWGICEPQREEVEERMWAAIQSWDINSRRNINYRSFEPILRLLPQGISPVSQHWATWALYNLVSVYPDKYCPLLIKEGGMPLLKDMIKMATARQETKEMARKVIEHCSNFKEENMDTSR, encoded by the exons ATGGCGTCTGACACCCCCGAGTCCCTGATGGCCCTCTGCACCGACTTCTGCCTGCGCAACCTGGACGGCACCCTGGGCTACCTGCTGGACAAGGAGACCCTGCGGCTGCATCCGGACATCTTCCTGCCCAGTGAGATCTGTGACCGGCTCGTCAACGA GTACGTGGAGCTGGTCAACGCCGCCTGCAGCTTTGAGCCGCACGAGAGCTTCTTCAGCCTCTTCTCTGACCCCCGCAGCACCCGCCTCACCCGCATCCACCTCCGCGAGGACCTGGTGCAAGACCAGGACCTGGAGGCCATTCGCAAGCAG GACCTGGTGGAGCTGTACCTGACCAACTGCGAGAAGCTGTCCGCCAAGAGCCTGCAGACTCTAAGGAGCTTCAGCCACACCCTGGTGTCCCTGAGCCTCTTCGGCTGTGCAAACATCTTCTACGAGGAGGAGAACCCCGGGGGCTGCGAAGACGAGTGCCTTGTCAACCCCACCTGCCAGGTGCTGGTCAAGGACTTCACCTTCGAGGGCTTCACCCGCCTGCGCTTCCTCAACCTGGGCCGCATGATCGATGGGGTCCCCGTGGAGTCCCTGCTGCGGCCCCTCAACTCGCTGGCTGCCTTGGACCTCTCGGGCATCCAGACGAGCGACGCAGCCTTCCTCACCCAGTGGAAAGACAGTCTGGTGTCCCTCGTGCTCTACAACATGGACCTGTCGGATGACCACATCCGCGTCATCGTCCAGCTGCACAAGCTGCG ACACCTGGACATCTCCCGAGACCGCCTCTCCAGCTACTACAAGTTCAAGCTGACTCGCAAGGTGCTGAGCCTCTTCGTGCAGAAGCTGGGGAACCTGATGTCCTTGGACATCTCCGGCCACATGATCCTGGAGAACTGCAGCATCTCCAAGATGGATGAGGAAGCAGGACAGACCAG CATCGAGCCTTCCAAGAGCAGCATCATGCCTTTCCGGGCCCTGAAGAGGCCACTGCAGTTCCTTGGGCTCTTCGAGACCTCCCTGTGCCGCCTGACGCACATTCCGGCCTACAAA GTGAGTGGTGACAAAAACGAGGAGCAGGTGCTGAACGCCATCGAGGCCTACACGGAGCACCGGCCGGAGATCACCTCGCGGGCCATCAACCTGCTTTTCGACATCGCACGCATCGAACGCTGCAACCAGCTTCTGCGGGCCCTGAAG CTGGTCATCACGGCCCTCAAGTGCCACAAGTACGACAAGAACATCCAGGTGACCGGCAGCGCCGCCCTCTTCTACCTGACCAATTCTGAGTACCGCTCAGAGCAGAGCGTCAAGCTGCGCCGGCAGGTCATCCAGGTGGTGCTGAATGGCATGGAGTCCTACCAGGAGGTGACG GTCCAGCGGAACTGCTGCCTGACGCTCTGCAACTTCAGCATCCCGGAGGAGCTGGAGTTCCAGTACCGCCGCGTCAACGAGCTCCTGCTCAGCATCCTCAACCCCACGCGGCAGGACGAGTCGATCCAGCGCATTGCCGTGCACCTGTGCAACGCGCTGGTCTGCCAGGTGGACAATGACCACAAGGAGGCCGTGGGCAAGATGGGCTTTGTCGTG ACCATGCTGAAGCTGATTCAGAAGAAGCTGCTGGACAAGATA TGTGACCAGGTGATGGAGTTCTCCTGGAGCGCCCTGTGGAACATCACGGACGAGACGCCCGACAACTGCGAGATGTTCCTCAACTTCAACGGCATGAAGCTCTTCCTGGACTGCCTGAAG GAGTTCCCGGAGAAGCAGGAGCTGCATCGGAATATGCTGGGACTGTTGGGGAACGTGGCAGAGGTGAAGGAGCTACGGCCCCAGCTAATGACTTCCCAGTTCATCAGTGTCTTCAG CAACCTGCTGGAGAGCAAGGCAGATGGAATTGAGGTTTCCTACAACGCCTGCGGCGTCCTCTCCCACATCATGTTTGATGGGCCCGAGGCCTGGGGCATCTGTGAACCCCAgcgggaggaggtggaggagcgcATGTGGGCAGCCATCCAGAGCTGGGACATCAACTCACGGAGAAACATCAATTACAG GTCATTTGAGCCAATTCTTCGcctccttccccagggcatctcACCAGTCAGCCagcactgggccacctgggcccTCTACAACCTGGTGTCTGTCTACC